The following proteins are co-located in the Microplitis demolitor isolate Queensland-Clemson2020A chromosome 5, iyMicDemo2.1a, whole genome shotgun sequence genome:
- the LOC103578201 gene encoding HEAT repeat-containing protein 5B isoform X1 codes for MMELSHSLTLNEDALDQIPEAKRPVFVFEWLRFLDKVLVAAQKNDIKGCQQKLVEQLCRHMQNAPGPPTRRLIARCLATLFSVGDTFLLFDTVNKCNDILKNKDDSPSFLPTKLAAICCVGAMYEKLGRMMGRSYEETVQILIKSLRSAESQARIEIMHTLEKVCAGMGSAIINVHKEISKVARNYLIDRSMAVRCSAAKCLLEMLNHAPFLYTTEIEAMATLCFRAFEGSNYEVRCSVAKLLGTLCAMTQLPTLKSKNPMTAQAKSNKPISLEEVLNLLMGGFLRGGVGFLKGTGEIIKGNSGVNKEVRVGVTHAYVVFVQILGGAWLERNIGVFVSHVLDLVANPKAANSHIDAVYSRKCINFVLRGTIGKLLGEGAQAAACKEIAHIILKQMNSIDFNPENAKDFNQETLFSQHLLVCALQEIGNLMLSLGTTASNLILDHSLCLIDTIMAVLIHPCQAARLAASWCLRCICVAVPSQITPLIDRCVEGIENMRSSPETIAGYSSALAAVLGSVRLSPLGVPHTKGKIIFNTAEELLRSANQNSRLSLNRTHAGWLLIGAIMTLGTAVVKGLLPRMLLLWRNAFPRSAKELESEKARGDAFTWQVTLEGRAGALSAMHSFLLHCPELLNDDIIRRLLTPIESALAMLINLSPVVKNYSQQLKAPTAMVRLRLYETLLLLPPQTFEGSYTHLLRMLVSEFTLTENPGNTTTSLLRIVCHASDSVILGTWLQETEHRTIEDQMEPNRRADIEHLQPNSAAGSGALEHNACCLYRPVSANEMIPGPLPLGVAVIDLSVSLFGQIFPRVANKHRLQMLDHFGECIKHAKSGRQEAIQMNVFTAVLSGLKGLNETKTGFRQEDVKKSATNLIVSTLVSNNSILRWAAGEAVGRMAQVISDSKFTAELAQMSFDRLKSARDVITRTGHSLALGCLHRYVGGMGSSQHLNTSVSILLALAQDNTSPVVQVWALHALALIADSGGPMFRGYVEPTLSLILMLLLNVSHSHIDVHQCIGKVLSALITTIGPELQGNTSSICTARQSFLCACAIMQDHQDPLVQAEATGCLQQLHLFAPRHVNLSSLVPTLCRTLSSNHLLLRKAAISCLRQLAQREAKEVCEHAMSLANESRDTNVVEGLTITETGLPGVLFSLLDIETDSGLIKDIHDTLTSMLQMLAANNLSQWIALCKDVLTVASEASTCEELTTINSEDVTADNDSADAEGDDDQAEFHADESKQRPSVSPRWPTRVFAAQCVRRIITACINHNKQAHFDLSVAKELQQVKGRGDYLVLHLSDLVRMAFIAATSDCDPLRLEGLKTLQEIIDKFAKVPEPEFPGHLLLEQFQAQVGAALRPAFSTETPSHVTAAACEACSAWIGSGVARDLNDLRRVHQLLVSSLEKLRQGHTRPPLYNESLSTLERLAILKAWAEVYVVAMMNNGSTPNLRGSSLRNINKTTDTDNDDFGQFEFQNESLLSLVQPELLSLSQYWLSALRDHALLSLPPEFASQLPHDGGAFYTTDTMESARPYYIKSWAPILHAAALWLNAKGFDTNQSTTDSIPTTLNNNSSNNNNNNNNPTDNNINDSKTNANIEHFHLLFGICIEALCSSRSSESTQNIKTCLSALFTFLDSTWVRKILLADISLPIELCNVLHRLLLTQDSYTIQMMTMEVLKQIVKAFEENLSEKKLVKLKQLVPSNSETRDTEELELVGEGGETGELIPGKSFVFAVLEICLCLLVRQIPVLNPNPEGTTAILSQKRYIASEENGRLITLTLSIMETLPSLCSMQGALSILPTLLYLTTGIIREIGVRVDNQSIRIASEAPIHASLHCLKSFITNKYSRYEKSKQQWTELLQSALAKIIDLAKSGNDETKMDEVTMTLGIAVFVLHALPEVVSAPNIQFPCINHFRQSFQSNNTMVRLKCVQTLKTIFLHPDRSISTPYIHALAPRIVEYLYSDQSKQVENDLELSFTLECISTIEALIALTESKNRDLMQGIQMLTLLVPILINFLLEEDKLQHGSRWQISLHQQSFQWLNKIGPKYPQEFKTLMSQSTELKTKLENAVHLNHQQARRHSKQSETIKPLFTKVVTPSIKLKTDFSNFN; via the exons ATGATGGAGTTAAGCCATAGTTTAACATTAAATGAAGATGCCCTAGATCAAATTCCTGAAGCAAAACGACCTGTTTTTGTATTCGAGTGGCTGCGATTTTTAGATAAAGTTTTAGTCGCAGCACAAAAa aATGATATCAAAGGTTGTCAACAAAAATTGGTTGAACAATTGTGCAGGCATATGCAAAATGCACCAGGCCCGCCGACACGTAGACTAATAGCTCGATGTCTAGCTACATTGTTTAGCGTTGGGGATACATTTTTGCTGTTTGATACTGTCAATAAATGTAATGATATCCTTAAGAATAAGGATGATTCTCCAAGTTTTCTCCCTACAaaact agccGCTATATGTTGTGTTGGGGCCATGTATGAGAAGTTAGGTCGTATGATGGGAAGATCATATGAAGAAACAGTTCAAATTCTCATAAAGTCACTACGATCAGCAGAATCTCAAGCGAGAATTGAAATAATGCACACGTTAGAAAAAGTGTGTGCTGGTATGGGTTCAGCGATAATAAATGTGCATAAAGAGATATCCAAAGTTgctcgtaattatttaattgacagATCAATGGCTGTAAGATGTTCTGCCGCAAAATGTCTTTTAGAAATGCTAAATCACGCTCCATTTCTTTATACTACCGAAATTGAAGCCATGGCAACATTATGTTTCAGAGCATTTGAAGGTTCTAATTATGAAGTACGATGTTCTGTTGCTAAATTATTAGGTACTTTATGTGCAATGACACAACTTCCAACTTTAAAATCAAAGAATCCTATGACTGCACAAGCTAAAAGTAATAAACCCATATCACTTGaagaagttttaaatttattaatgggTGGATTTTTACGAGGTGGAGTTGGATTTTTGAAAGGAACTGGAGAAATTATAAAAGGAAATTCAGGTGTTAATAAAGAAGTTCGTGTAGGTGTAACACATGCTTACGTTGTTTTTGTCCAAATATTAGGCGGAGCATGGTTAGAAAGAAATATTGGAGTATTTGTTTCTCATGTTCTTGATCTTGTAGCAAATCCTAAAGCTGCAAACTCTCACATAGATGCTGTTTACTCTAGAAAGTGTATAAATTTCGTCCTTCGAGGAACTATTGGTAAACTACTAGGAGAAGGAGCTCAAGCAGCGGCATGTAAAGAAATAgctcatattattttaaagcaAATGAATTCAATTGATTTTAACCCAGAAAATGCTAAAGACTTTAATCAAGAAACACTCTTTAGTCAACATTTATTGGTTTGTGCATTACAAGAAATAGGTAATTTAATGCTCAGTCTAGGAACAACTGCATCTAATTTAATCTTAGACCATTCATTGTGTCTGATTGATACAATTATGGCAGTATTAATACATCCATGTCAAGCGGCACGACTGGCAGCCTCATGGTGTCTTCGTTGCATTTGTGTTGCTGTCCCAAGTCAAATTACACCTCTGATTGATAGATGTGTTGAAGGTATTGAAAATATGAGAAGTTCTCCAGAAACTATTGCTGGATACAGCAGCGCTCTTGCCGCGGTATTAGGTAGTGTCAGATTATCTCCATTAGGAGTGCCTCATACtaaaggaaaaataatatttaacactGCTGAAGAATTGTTAAGAAGTGCTAATCAAAATAGCCGATTATCTCTTAATAGAACTCATGCTGGTTGGTTATTGATTGGAGCTATTATGACTTTGGGTACTGCTGTCGTCAAAGGATTACTACCAAGGATGCTTTTACTGTGGCGAAATGCTTTTCCGAGATCTGCTAAAGAATTGGAAAGCGAGAAAGCTCGAGGTGATGCTTTCACTTGGCAAGTTACTTTGGAAGGTCGTGCAGGCGCACTCTCAGCTATGCACAGTTTCTTATTACACTGTCCCGAACTTTTAAATGATGATATTATTCGTAGACTACTTACACCTATTGAATCTGCACTTGCAATGCTTATAAATCTTTCACCGgttgttaaaaattacagtcaaCAACTAAAAGCACCAACGGCGATGGTTCGTCTTCGATTATATGAAACACTTTTACTCTTACCACCTCAAACCTTCGAGGGTTCATACACTCATTTGCTTAGAATGTTGGTCTCCGAGTTTACACTTACAGAAAATCCAGGGAATACTACAACATCATTACTACGAATCGTATGTCATGCCAGTGATTCTGTAATTTTAGGAACTTGGCTTCAAGAAACTGAACATCGCACTATTGAAGatcag ATGGAACCTAATCGAAGAGCAGATATAGAACAC ttACAGCCTAACAGTGCGGCAGGTTCCGGGGCACTTGAACATAATGCATGTTGCTTATACAGACCTGTATCAGCg AATGAAATGATTCCCGGACCACTTCCACTTGGTGTTGCAGTAATTGATTTGTCAGTATCATTATTTGGTCAAATATTTCCTCGAGTTGCTAACAAGCATCGTTTGCAAATGTTAGATCATTTTGGAGAATGTATCAAACATGCTAAATCTGGTCGTCAAGAAGCTATACAAATGAATGTATTTACAGCCGTATTAAGCGGTTTAAAAGGGCTCAATGAAACAAAAACTGGATTTAGGCAAGAAGACGTTAAGAAATCAGcaacaaatttaattgtaagcaCGCTTGTTagcaataattcaattttacgaTGGGCCGCTGGAGAAGCTGTTGGCCGTATGGCGCAAGTTATTTcagattcaaaatttacagCAGAACTAGCTCAAATGAGTTTTGATCGTTTGAAATCAGCACGAGATGTTATTACTAGAACTGGTCATTCATTGGCACTAGGCTGTTTACATAGATACGTCGGAGGAATGGGTTCAAGTCAACATCTAAATACAAGTGTTAGCATTCTTTTAGCTCTTGCTCAAGATAATACATCTCCGGTAGTCCAAGTATGGGCTTTACATGCTCTAGCGCTTATTGCAGACTCTGGAGGCCCAATGTTTCGCGGTTATGTTGAGCCTACATTATCTTTAATACTTATGTTGCTATTAAATGTATCACATTCACACATTGATGTTCATCAATGCATCGGAAAAGTTTTGTCTGCTTTAATAACAACCATTGGGCCAGAACTTCAAGGCAATACATCATCTATTTGTACAGCTCGACAATCGTTTCTATGTGCTTGTGCAATAATGCAAGATCATCAAGATCCTTTAGTTCAAGCTGAAGCTACTGGATGTCTTCAACAGCTGCACTTATTCGCACCACGTCACGTTAATTTATCTTCACTTGTGCCAACTTTATGCCGTACTTTGTCAAGCAATCATTTACTTCTTCGTAAAGCCGCAATATCATGTTTAAGACAACTCGCTCAACGTGAAGCCAAAGAAGTATGCGAACATGCAATGAGCTTGGCAAATGAAAGCAGAGATACGAATGTTGTTGAAGGATTAACGATAACAGAGACAGGTCTTCCAGGAGttctttttagtttattagACATCGAAACTGATAGTGGTCTTATTAAAGATATACACGATACTTTAACAAGTATGCTTCAAATGTTAGCAGCCAACAATCTTTCTCAATGGATTGCTCTTTGCAAAGACGTACTTACTGTAGCATCAGAGGCTAGTACATGCGAAGaattaacaacaataaatagTGAAGATGTTACAGCAGATAACGACAGTGCTGATGCAGAAGGTGATGATGATCAAGCTGAATTTCATGCTGATGAATCTAAACAACGACCCAGTGTGTCTCCAAGATGGCCAACGCGTGTGTTTGCTGCACAATGTGTTCGCCGTATCATAACAGCATGTataaatcataacaaacaagCACACTTTGACTTATCTGTGGCCAAAGAATTGCAACAAGTAAAAGGTCGAGGTGATTATTTAGTTTTACATCTTTCTGATCTTGTACGAATGGCTTTTATCGCTGCTACCAGTGATTGTGATCCATTGCGTTTAGAAGGATTAAAAACTCTTCAAGAAATAATTGACAAGTTTGCGAAAGTACCTGAACCAGAGTTTCCTGGACATTTACTATTAGAACAATTCCAGGCCCAAGTAGGAGCTGCTTTAAGACCAGCATTTTCTACAGAGACACCGTCTCATGTTACTGCTGCTGCTTGTGAAGCCTGCAGTGCTTGGATTGGTAGCGGCGTAGCTCGAGATCTTAATGATCTTCGACGTGTTCATCAGTTGCTTGTTTCATCTTTGGAAAAATTACGTCAAGGTCATACACGTCCGCCATTGTATAACGAAAGTCTTTCAACTTTAGAAAGATTGGCTATTCTTAAAGCTTGGGCTGAAGTATACGTTGTAGCGATGATGAACAATGGATCTACACCAAATTTACGCGGTTCTTCATTacgaaatattaataaaacaacaGATACAGATAACGATGATTTTGgtcaatttgaatttcaaaatgaaaGTCTTTTGAGTTTAGTACAACCTGAATTATTAAGTTTAAGTCAATATTGGCTTTCAGCATTACGCGATCATGCTTTACTTTCATTACCACCGGAATTTGCAAGTCAATTACCTCACGATGGAGGTGCATTCTATACAACAGATACAATGGAATCTGCGAGACCTTATTACATAAAATCATGGGCGCCAATTCTTCATGCTGCAGCTTTATGGTTAAATGCTAAAGGATTTGACACCAATCAATCTACTACTGATAGTATTCCAACAacacttaataataattctagtaataataataacaataataataatcctactgacaataatataaatgattcaaaaacAAATGCAAATATTGAACATTTTCATCTTCTCTTTGGTATTTGTATAGAGGCACTATGTAGTTCCCGCTCTTCCGAGTCCAcgcaaaatattaaaacatgtCTTAGTGCTTTATTTACTTTCTTAGATTCGACATgggttagaaaaattttattggccGATATCTCACTTCCCATTGAACTTTGTAACGTTCTTCATAGACTTTTATTGACCCAAGACAGTTACACAATTCAAATGATGACAATGGAAGTACTAAAGCAAATAGTAAAAGCTTtcgaagaaaatttatcagagaaaaaattagttaagttGAAACAACTGGTACCATCTAATTCAGAGACAAGAGATACTGAAGAATTAGAACTAGTGGGTGAAGGCGGAGAAACAGGAGAATTAATACCCGGAAAATCATTTGTTTTCGCAGTTTTAGAAATTTGTCTTTGTCTTTTAGTACGACAAATACCTGTTCTGAATCCTAACCCTGAAGGAACTACCGCCATTTTGTCTCAAAAAAGATACATTGCTTCTGAAGAAAATGGAAGACTTATTACTTTAACTCTTAGTATTATGGAAACTCTTCCATCACTTTGTTCAATGCAAGGTGCTCTATCAATTCTTCCAACACTTCTTTATTTAACTACTGGTATTATACGAGAAATTGGAGTCAGAGTTGATAATCAAAGCATCAGGATAGCGTCCGAAGCGCCTATTCATGCTTCGTTACATTGTTTAAAGagttttattacaaataaatattcaaggTATGAAAAAAGTAAGCAGCAATGGACTGAATTACTTCAAAGTGCTCttgcaaaaataattgatttagcTAAATCAGGAAATGACGAAACGAAAATGGATGAAGTTACAATGACGCTTGGTATTGCTGTTTTTGTTCTTCATGCATTACCAGAAGTTGTGAGTGCACCAAACATACAATTTCCCTGTATCAATCACTTTAGACAATCTTTTCAATCTAACAATACAATG